A portion of the Pseudarthrobacter defluvii genome contains these proteins:
- a CDS encoding DNA-directed RNA polymerase subunit beta' encodes MSSESSFGLMQIGLATAEDIRGWSYGEVKKPETINYRTLKPEKDGLFCEKIFGPSRDWECYCGKYKRVRFKGIICERCGVEVTRAKVRRERMGHIELAAPVTHIWYFKGVPSRLGYLLDLAPKDLEKVIYFAAYMITSVDEAARHEELPNLQVEHDIEKKQLIDNRDADIAAIARDLEGEIARLEGEGAKAADKKKARDSADRQMANVRKRADADIERLEQVWDRFKNLKVADLEGDEGLYRELRDRYGMYFEGSMGAEAIKKRLENFDMQAESEALRDVIANGKGQRKTRALKRLKVVNAFLTTNNSPLGMVLDAVPVIPPELRPMVQLDGGRFATSDLNDLYRRVINRNNRLKRLLDLGAPEIIVNNEKRMLQEAVDSLFDNGRRGRPVTGPGNRPLKSLSDMLKGKQGRFRQNLLGKRVDYSGRSVIVVGPQLKLHQCGLPKQMALELFKPFVMKRLVDLNHAQNIKSAKRMVERYRPQVWDVLEEIITEHPVLLNRAPTLHRLGIQAFEPQLVEGKAIQLHPLVCGAFNADFDGDQMAVHLPLSPEAQAEARILMLSSNNILKPSDGRPVTLPSQDMIIGLYHLTTKRKGSAGEGRVFGSVSEAIMAFDARELHLNSQVKIRLEGFVPYAGWEAPEGWEQGQPALVETSLGQVIFNETLPEDYPWVEAVADKGELSRIVNDLAERYPKVVTAATLDNLKDAGFYWATRSGVTVAISDIEVPAAKPEILAGYEERAAKIQGQYDKGLIDDDERRQELIEIWNKATNDIASVMRESLSPMNTINRMVSSGARGNWMQVRQIAGIRGLVANPKGEIIPRPIKSSYREGLSVLEYFIATHGARKGLADTALRTANSGYLTRRLVDVSQDVIVREEDCGTERGLVTPIAVADSNGELVLDENVENSAYARTLAVDVVDSEGNVLAAAGTDCGDVVIDELFKAGITEVKVRSVLTCESSVGTCALCYGRSLATGKTVDIGEAVGIIAAQSIGEPGTQLTMRTFHTGGAVSAGGGDDITQGLPRIQELFEARTPKGVAPIAEAAGRITIEESERQMRLVITPDDGSEEIAYPVLRRSRLLIEDGDHVSVGQKLINGPVDPKQVLRIMGPRAAQKFLVDEVQGVYRSQGIGIHDKHVEVIVRQMLRRVTVIESGESDLLPGELAERSRFEEANRRVVSEGKTPASGRPELMGITKASLATESWLSAASFQETTRVLTQAAMEGKSDPLLGLKENVIIGKLIPAGTGLPRYTEVTVEPTEEAKANLFTGPSAFSDFSYDTLGGDGAPEFHAIPLDDYDLGNDFR; translated from the coding sequence ATGTCCAGCGAATCCTCCTTCGGCCTCATGCAGATCGGCCTCGCCACCGCGGAAGACATCCGCGGCTGGTCGTACGGCGAGGTTAAGAAGCCGGAAACCATCAACTACCGCACGCTTAAGCCCGAGAAGGACGGCCTCTTCTGCGAGAAGATCTTCGGCCCGTCCCGCGACTGGGAATGCTACTGCGGCAAGTACAAGCGCGTGCGCTTCAAGGGCATCATCTGTGAGCGCTGTGGCGTCGAAGTCACCCGCGCCAAGGTCCGCCGTGAGCGCATGGGCCACATTGAACTGGCCGCCCCGGTCACGCACATCTGGTACTTCAAGGGTGTTCCGTCCCGCCTGGGCTACCTCCTTGACCTGGCTCCGAAGGACCTCGAAAAGGTCATCTATTTCGCTGCCTACATGATCACCAGCGTTGACGAGGCCGCCCGCCACGAGGAACTGCCCAACCTGCAGGTTGAGCACGACATCGAGAAGAAGCAGCTGATCGACAACCGCGACGCCGATATCGCCGCGATCGCCCGCGACCTCGAAGGCGAAATCGCCCGCCTTGAGGGCGAAGGCGCCAAGGCTGCGGACAAGAAGAAGGCCCGCGACTCCGCCGACCGCCAGATGGCCAACGTCCGCAAGCGTGCCGACGCCGACATCGAACGCCTCGAGCAGGTCTGGGACCGCTTCAAGAACCTGAAGGTCGCCGACCTTGAAGGTGACGAAGGCCTGTACCGCGAACTGCGCGACCGCTACGGCATGTACTTCGAAGGCTCCATGGGTGCCGAAGCCATCAAGAAGCGCCTTGAGAACTTCGACATGCAGGCCGAGTCCGAGGCACTGCGCGACGTCATCGCCAACGGCAAGGGCCAGCGCAAGACCCGTGCCCTCAAGCGCCTGAAGGTGGTCAATGCATTCCTGACCACCAACAACAGCCCGCTTGGCATGGTCCTCGACGCCGTCCCGGTGATCCCGCCGGAACTGCGCCCCATGGTCCAGCTGGACGGTGGCCGCTTTGCGACCTCGGACCTCAACGACCTGTACCGCCGCGTGATCAACCGCAACAACCGCCTCAAGCGCCTGCTTGACCTGGGTGCTCCGGAGATCATCGTCAACAACGAGAAGCGCATGCTTCAGGAAGCTGTTGACAGCCTCTTCGACAACGGCCGCCGCGGCCGTCCGGTCACCGGACCGGGCAACCGTCCGCTGAAGTCCCTGAGCGACATGCTCAAGGGCAAGCAGGGCCGTTTCCGCCAGAACCTCCTCGGCAAGCGCGTCGACTACTCCGGCCGTTCGGTCATCGTCGTCGGCCCGCAGCTGAAGCTGCACCAGTGCGGCCTGCCCAAGCAGATGGCCCTGGAGCTCTTCAAGCCGTTCGTGATGAAGCGCCTGGTTGACCTCAACCACGCCCAGAACATCAAGTCCGCCAAGCGGATGGTGGAGCGCTACCGCCCCCAGGTCTGGGACGTGCTCGAAGAGATCATCACCGAACACCCGGTGCTGCTCAACCGTGCACCTACCCTGCACCGCCTGGGCATCCAGGCGTTCGAGCCGCAGCTTGTTGAAGGCAAGGCAATCCAGCTGCACCCGCTGGTTTGTGGCGCGTTCAACGCCGACTTCGACGGCGACCAGATGGCAGTCCACCTGCCGCTGAGCCCCGAGGCGCAGGCTGAGGCCCGCATCCTGATGCTGTCCTCGAACAACATCCTGAAGCCCTCTGACGGACGCCCGGTCACCCTGCCTTCGCAGGATATGATCATCGGCCTGTACCACCTGACCACCAAGCGCAAGGGTTCAGCTGGTGAAGGCCGCGTGTTCGGTTCGGTCTCGGAAGCCATCATGGCCTTCGACGCCCGCGAGCTGCACCTGAACTCGCAGGTCAAGATCCGCCTTGAAGGCTTCGTCCCGTACGCCGGCTGGGAAGCTCCCGAAGGCTGGGAGCAGGGTCAGCCCGCACTGGTTGAAACCTCCCTGGGCCAGGTCATCTTCAACGAGACCCTGCCCGAGGACTACCCGTGGGTTGAGGCTGTTGCCGACAAGGGCGAACTGTCCCGCATCGTCAACGACCTCGCCGAGCGCTACCCGAAGGTTGTCACCGCTGCAACGCTGGACAACCTGAAGGATGCCGGTTTCTACTGGGCCACCCGTTCAGGCGTCACCGTTGCCATCTCCGACATCGAGGTTCCTGCTGCCAAGCCGGAAATCCTTGCCGGGTACGAAGAGCGCGCCGCCAAGATCCAGGGCCAGTACGACAAGGGCCTGATCGATGACGACGAGCGCCGCCAGGAGCTCATCGAGATCTGGAACAAGGCCACCAACGACATCGCCTCGGTGATGCGTGAGAGCCTGTCCCCGATGAACACCATCAACCGCATGGTGTCCTCCGGTGCACGTGGTAACTGGATGCAGGTCCGCCAGATTGCGGGTATCCGTGGCCTGGTGGCCAACCCGAAGGGTGAGATCATCCCGCGCCCCATCAAGTCCTCCTACCGTGAGGGCCTGTCGGTGCTGGAATACTTCATCGCCACGCACGGTGCCCGTAAGGGCCTCGCCGATACCGCTCTGCGTACCGCCAACTCCGGTTACCTGACCCGTCGTCTGGTGGACGTCTCGCAGGACGTCATCGTCCGTGAAGAGGACTGCGGCACCGAGCGCGGCCTGGTCACGCCCATCGCCGTCGCCGACTCCAACGGTGAGCTGGTCCTGGACGAGAACGTCGAGAACAGCGCTTACGCACGTACGCTGGCTGTCGACGTCGTGGACTCCGAGGGCAACGTCCTCGCAGCCGCCGGCACCGACTGCGGCGACGTGGTTATCGACGAGCTCTTCAAGGCAGGCATCACCGAGGTCAAGGTCCGCTCCGTACTCACCTGTGAGTCCAGCGTCGGCACCTGCGCCCTGTGCTACGGCCGCTCGCTGGCCACCGGCAAGACCGTGGACATCGGCGAGGCCGTGGGCATCATCGCCGCACAGTCCATCGGTGAGCCCGGTACCCAGCTGACCATGCGTACGTTCCACACCGGTGGTGCTGTTTCCGCCGGTGGTGGCGACGACATCACCCAGGGTCTGCCCCGTATCCAGGAGCTCTTCGAAGCCCGCACTCCGAAGGGTGTTGCACCGATTGCTGAAGCAGCCGGCCGCATCACCATCGAAGAGTCCGAGCGCCAGATGCGCCTGGTCATCACCCCGGATGACGGCTCGGAAGAGATCGCCTACCCGGTGCTGCGCCGTTCACGGCTGCTGATCGAAGACGGCGACCACGTCTCCGTCGGCCAGAAGCTGATCAACGGCCCTGTGGACCCCAAGCAGGTCCTGCGCATCATGGGTCCGCGTGCGGCGCAGAAGTTCCTGGTGGACGAAGTCCAGGGCGTGTACCGCAGCCAGGGCATCGGTATCCACGACAAGCACGTCGAGGTTATCGTCCGCCAGATGCTGCGCCGCGTCACGGTCATCGAGTCCGGCGAATCCGACCTGCTGCCCGGCGAGCTCGCCGAGCGCAGCCGGTTCGAGGAAGCCAACCGCCGTGTTGTGTCCGAGGGCAAGACTCCGGCTTCCGGGCGTCCTGAACTCATGGGCATCACCAAGGCGTCGCTCGCCACCGAGTCCTGGCTGTCCGCAGCTTCCTTCCAGGAGACCACCCGCGTCCTGACGCAGGCGGCCATGGAAGGCAAGAGCGATCCGCTGCTGGGCCTCAAGGAGAACGTCATCATCGGTAAGCTGATCCCGGCCGGCACGGGCCTCCCGCGCTACACCGAGGTCACCGTCGAGCCCACTGAAGAAGCAAAGGCCAACCTGTTCACCGGCCCCAGCGCTTTCAGTGACTTCTCGTACGACACCCTGGGCGGTGACGGAGCTCCCGAGTTCCACGCCATCCCCCTGGATGACTACGACCTGGGCAACGACTTCCGGTAA
- the fusA gene encoding elongation factor G: protein MAQDVLTDLSKVRNIGIMAHIDAGKTTTTERILFYTGVNHKIGETHDGASTTDWMEQEKERGITITSAAVTCFWENNQINIIDTPGHVDFTVEVERSLRVLDGAVAVFDGKEGVEPQSETVWRQADKYNVPRICFVNKMDKLGADFYFTVDTIISRLGAKPLVMQLPIGAENDFIGVVDLLYMRALVWPGDAKGDVTMGAKYEIREIPADLQEKAEEYRSNLVETVAESSEELMEKYLEGEEISIDELKAGIRKMTINSELYPIFCGSAFKNRGVQPMLDAVVDYLPNPLDVPPMVGHDPRDEEKELTRKPSAEEPFSALAFKIAAHPFFGQLTFIRVYSGHVEAGAQVVNSTKGKKERIGKLFQMHANKEMPVEGATAGHIYAAIGLKDTTTGDTLCDANNQIVLESMSFPEPVISVAIEPNTKGDQEKLSTAIQKLSAEDPTFQVSLNEDTGQTIIAGMGELHLDILVDRMRREFKVEANVGKPQVAYRETIKRAVERHDYTHKKQTGGSGQFAKIQIAIEPLDTAEGELYEFENKVTGGRVPREYIPSVDAGIQDALNDGVLAGYPVVGIKATLIDGAYHDVDSSEMAFKIAGRMAFKEAARKANPVLLEPLMDVEVRTPEEYMGEVIGDLNSRRGQMQSMEDAQGVKVIRAHVPLSGMFGYIGDLRSKTQGRAVYSMTFNSYAEVPKAVADEIIQKSRGE from the coding sequence GTGGCACAGGACGTGCTTACCGACCTTAGTAAGGTCCGCAACATCGGCATCATGGCCCACATTGATGCCGGCAAGACCACCACAACCGAGCGCATCCTGTTCTACACGGGTGTGAACCACAAGATCGGCGAAACGCACGACGGCGCTTCGACCACCGACTGGATGGAACAGGAAAAGGAACGCGGCATCACCATCACGTCTGCCGCCGTGACCTGCTTCTGGGAAAACAACCAGATCAACATCATCGACACCCCCGGCCACGTGGACTTCACGGTTGAGGTTGAGCGCTCCCTGCGCGTCCTCGACGGTGCAGTTGCCGTCTTCGATGGCAAGGAAGGCGTTGAGCCGCAGTCCGAGACCGTGTGGCGCCAGGCCGACAAGTACAACGTGCCGCGTATCTGCTTCGTCAACAAGATGGACAAGCTCGGTGCTGACTTCTACTTCACCGTAGACACCATCATCAGCCGCCTCGGTGCCAAGCCGCTGGTCATGCAGCTGCCCATCGGTGCCGAAAACGACTTCATCGGCGTCGTCGACCTGCTTTACATGCGTGCCCTGGTGTGGCCCGGCGATGCCAAGGGCGACGTGACCATGGGTGCCAAGTACGAGATCCGCGAGATCCCGGCCGACCTCCAGGAAAAGGCCGAGGAGTACCGGTCGAACCTCGTTGAGACCGTCGCCGAGTCTTCCGAAGAACTCATGGAGAAGTACCTCGAGGGCGAAGAGATCTCGATCGACGAGCTCAAGGCCGGCATCCGCAAGATGACCATCAACTCTGAGCTCTACCCGATCTTCTGCGGCTCCGCCTTCAAGAACCGTGGCGTTCAGCCGATGCTCGATGCAGTTGTGGACTACCTGCCCAACCCGCTCGACGTCCCCCCGATGGTCGGCCACGATCCCCGCGACGAAGAGAAGGAACTGACGCGCAAGCCTTCCGCCGAGGAGCCGTTCTCGGCTCTGGCGTTCAAGATTGCAGCACACCCCTTCTTCGGTCAGCTCACCTTCATCCGCGTGTACTCCGGTCACGTGGAAGCAGGCGCCCAGGTGGTCAACTCCACCAAGGGCAAGAAGGAGCGCATCGGCAAGCTGTTCCAGATGCACGCCAACAAGGAAATGCCCGTTGAGGGCGCTACCGCCGGCCACATCTACGCAGCCATCGGCCTGAAGGACACCACCACGGGTGACACCCTGTGTGATGCCAACAACCAGATCGTGCTTGAGTCCATGAGCTTCCCGGAGCCCGTGATCTCGGTTGCCATCGAGCCGAACACCAAGGGTGACCAGGAGAAGCTCTCCACGGCCATCCAGAAGCTCTCCGCTGAGGACCCCACCTTCCAGGTGTCCCTCAACGAAGACACCGGCCAGACCATCATCGCCGGCATGGGCGAGCTCCACCTGGACATCCTGGTGGACCGCATGCGCCGCGAATTCAAGGTCGAGGCAAACGTGGGCAAGCCCCAGGTTGCCTACCGCGAGACCATCAAGCGCGCCGTCGAACGCCACGACTACACGCACAAGAAGCAGACCGGTGGTTCGGGCCAGTTCGCAAAGATCCAGATTGCCATCGAGCCGCTGGACACCGCCGAGGGCGAGCTGTACGAGTTCGAGAACAAGGTCACCGGTGGCCGTGTTCCGCGCGAGTACATCCCGTCCGTTGACGCGGGCATCCAGGACGCACTGAACGATGGCGTCCTGGCTGGCTACCCGGTTGTCGGCATCAAGGCAACGCTGATTGACGGCGCATACCACGATGTTGACTCCTCGGAAATGGCGTTCAAGATCGCCGGCCGTATGGCTTTCAAGGAAGCTGCACGCAAGGCGAACCCGGTTCTGCTCGAACCGCTGATGGATGTCGAGGTCCGCACCCCTGAGGAATACATGGGTGAAGTTATCGGTGACCTCAACTCCCGTCGTGGCCAGATGCAGTCCATGGAAGATGCACAGGGCGTCAAGGTCATCCGTGCGCACGTTCCGCTGTCCGGCATGTTCGGCTACATCGGTGACCTGCGCTCCAAGACCCAGGGCCGTGCTGTGTACTCCATGACGTTCAACAGCTACGCCGAGGTCCCGAAGGCTGTCGCCGACGAGATCATCCAGAAGTCCCGCGGCGAGTAG
- the rpsG gene encoding 30S ribosomal protein S7 — MPRKGPAPKRPLVSDPVYGSPLVTQLINKVLVDGKKSTAERIVYGALEGARAKSGGDPVAALKKAMDNVKPSLEVRSRRVGGATYQVPVEVKPGRSTALALRWLVGYSKARREKTMTERLQNEILDASNGLGAAVKRREDTHKMAESNKAFAHYRW; from the coding sequence ATGCCTCGCAAGGGTCCGGCCCCCAAGCGGCCGCTCGTTTCGGATCCGGTATACGGTTCCCCGCTGGTAACCCAGCTCATCAACAAGGTGCTCGTTGACGGCAAGAAGTCCACGGCAGAGCGCATTGTCTACGGTGCACTCGAAGGCGCCCGCGCCAAGTCCGGCGGCGACCCCGTTGCAGCCCTCAAGAAGGCCATGGACAACGTCAAGCCTTCCCTCGAGGTCCGCTCCCGCCGTGTCGGTGGCGCCACCTACCAGGTTCCGGTTGAGGTCAAGCCGGGCCGCTCCACCGCACTCGCTCTGCGGTGGCTGGTTGGCTACTCCAAGGCCCGCCGCGAAAAGACGATGACCGAACGCCTCCAGAACGAAATCCTGGATGCGTCCAACGGTCTCGGTGCCGCTGTGAAGCGTCGCGAAGACACCCACAAGATGGCCGAGTCCAACAAGGCCTTCGCACACTACCGCTGGTAA
- the rpsL gene encoding 30S ribosomal protein S12, with the protein MPTINQLVRKGRTPKVSKTKAPALKGSPMRRGVCTRVYTTTPKKPNSALRKVARVRLNGGVEVTAYIPGVGHNLQEHSIVLVRGGRVKDLPGVRYKIVRGALDTQGVKNRKQARSRYGAKMEKK; encoded by the coding sequence GTGCCTACGATTAACCAGCTGGTCCGCAAGGGCCGCACGCCTAAGGTCTCAAAGACCAAGGCTCCCGCGCTTAAGGGCAGCCCCATGCGCCGCGGTGTCTGCACCCGCGTCTACACCACCACCCCGAAGAAGCCGAACTCGGCTCTGCGTAAGGTGGCACGTGTGCGCCTCAACGGCGGCGTGGAAGTTACCGCCTACATCCCCGGTGTTGGCCACAACCTGCAGGAGCACTCCATTGTGCTCGTTCGCGGTGGTCGTGTGAAGGACCTCCCGGGTGTCCGCTACAAGATCGTCCGTGGCGCCCTCGATACCCAGGGTGTGAAGAACCGTAAGCAGGCCCGCAGCCGCTACGGCGCAAAGATGGAGAAGAAGTAA
- the tuf gene encoding elongation factor Tu, producing MAKAKFERTKPHVNIGTIGHVDHGKTTLTAAISKVLYDKYPDLNEKRDFASIDSAPEERQRGITINISHVEYQTEKRHYAHVDAPGHADYIKNMITGAAQMDGAILVVAATDGPMAQTREHVLLARQVGVPYLLVALNKADMVDDEELLDLVEMEVRELLSSQGFDGDNAPVVRVSGLKALEGDPEWVKSVEDLMAAVDESVPDPVRDRDKPFLMPIEDVFTITGRGTVVTGRAERGTLAINSEVEIVGIRPVQKTTVTGIEMFHKQLDEAWAGENCGLLLRGLKRDDVERGQVVVKPGSITPHTDFEANVYILSKDEGGRHNPFYSNYRPQFYFRTTDVTGVITLPEGTEMVMPGDNTEMTVALIQPIAMEEGLGFAIREGGRTVGSGRVTKIIK from the coding sequence GTGGCAAAGGCAAAGTTCGAGCGGACTAAGCCGCACGTCAACATCGGCACCATTGGTCACGTTGACCACGGTAAGACGACGCTGACGGCCGCCATTTCCAAGGTGCTGTACGACAAGTACCCGGATCTCAACGAGAAGCGTGACTTCGCGTCGATCGACTCTGCACCCGAAGAGCGTCAGCGCGGTATTACCATCAACATCTCCCACGTGGAGTACCAGACCGAGAAGCGTCACTACGCACACGTTGACGCCCCCGGCCACGCTGACTACATCAAGAACATGATCACCGGTGCTGCTCAGATGGACGGCGCAATCCTCGTGGTTGCCGCTACTGACGGCCCGATGGCTCAGACCCGCGAGCACGTTCTGCTCGCCCGCCAGGTTGGTGTTCCCTACCTGCTGGTCGCGCTGAACAAGGCTGACATGGTCGATGACGAAGAGCTCCTCGACCTCGTCGAAATGGAAGTTCGTGAGCTCCTGAGCTCGCAGGGCTTCGATGGCGACAACGCTCCGGTGGTCCGCGTTTCCGGCCTGAAGGCCCTGGAAGGCGACCCCGAGTGGGTCAAGTCCGTTGAGGACCTGATGGCTGCTGTCGACGAGTCCGTTCCGGACCCCGTACGTGACCGCGACAAGCCGTTCCTGATGCCGATCGAAGATGTCTTCACCATCACCGGTCGTGGCACCGTTGTTACGGGCCGCGCCGAGCGTGGAACCCTCGCCATCAACTCCGAGGTCGAGATCGTCGGCATCCGCCCGGTCCAGAAGACCACGGTTACCGGTATCGAGATGTTCCACAAGCAGCTCGACGAAGCATGGGCCGGCGAGAACTGTGGCCTGCTGCTCCGCGGTCTGAAGCGCGACGATGTCGAGCGTGGCCAGGTTGTCGTCAAGCCGGGTTCCATCACCCCGCACACCGACTTCGAGGCCAACGTCTACATCCTCTCCAAGGACGAAGGCGGACGTCACAACCCGTTCTACTCGAACTACCGCCCGCAGTTCTACTTCCGTACCACGGACGTAACCGGCGTTATCACCCTGCCCGAGGGCACGGAAATGGTTATGCCCGGCGACAACACTGAGATGACCGTTGCGCTCATCCAGCCCATCGCCATGGAAGAGGGCCTCGGCTTCGCAATCCGCGAAGGCGGCCGCACCGTTGGTTCGGGACGCGTTACCAAGATCATCAAGTAG